The window TTATCGGTAGAGGTTTCATAGACATAGTcgttgggttaagattcagatatttttgataataacttagcagcATTTTATTggttactacgaataaagttttgAAATTggcttattttagatatttaaatcATTTAAAAGTATTTGGTTACAGTAGTGCCTTGTGGCATATAAAGTTTGAgattataatagatttgataaccagagatggtctgctcggtcatgtttagtgatcgagtgCCGGTCCCGGCTTGTTCaaaaaatgggtcgtgacaattgctaattaaaaagccataataaaaataaatataatctaaAGGTACTAAGTCACGTTGAATaaatagactaataagggagtattaattacatgaataaacgctaaacaaaaataaaaataggttatgcatttttatctaaattattgcaaaacaaaaaatagatattcaatacattcgtAATAttaaattgaatgtcttttgttaacattagtattgatttgattttggtttgggcttttgttagcattatttaatttactaatattaatggctaaatattcaaaagttctaagtccaaccttgaaacaataccttaaaagataaaattatgaaattttttaagaaatatttataaattacatcacaataaatacatttatatattaaatatatctaaaatttctatatatataatatcgggttagtttggtttcggttcgactttttttagttaaaacaaaaccaaaccaattatggtcggattttttttttccaacaccaaaccaaatcaaaccaaaccatagtcggattttttttctcggtttgactcgaattatcgagTTGGTGCGGTTTGttggtttcctttgtacacccctaatatTCCTCCTGTAGTCAACTGGAGAAATAATTGATTTCATTTTATTATTAGCCTCCTTGCAACGTTCTGTTTTCTTGTCTCTCACATAGAAATCTTTTAATTCATCACAATATTAAAAAATTAGATTACCTGAACAGGACAGAGTATTCGTTGAATTGTGCTCAACGTGATGGCCGTGAAAAGTTGTGCCATGTGATAATTCAATGAAATCTAGCTGGTATTAGGTCCGCAATTTTCGTTATTATTTCGTAGTTACTACAACAACGTCGAAGACCCAATATAATTCTACAAGTGGAATCTGAagagggtaatatgtacgtagaccttatccctacccgaGGGTTCGTAGTTACTATTAttatttgtattattattattattattactaatatTTTCATTGAGAGCTTTTTGCAGGAAAAACAATACTTATAAATTtattgtcgattttctttttttccaacAATTTGTTGTCTGAATATATTACGCTGAAGTTTCGGTTCCTTTTTCAAAAGTTTGGCCATGGCACCGATAATAAGAGCAGCGCTTCATCTTCTAGTTATTTCTTTGATCAGTTTGGTGGTTCTTGAACAGAAAAGTGATGCTGATCAAGAAGTACTAATGCTTCAAAAACCACGATTGATTAATTGCAAATTTGATAAAATATATCAGTTCGGTGACTCACTTGCAGATACAGGCAATTGCATCAGAGAGAGCATTTGTGGAGCTCGTACTGCATGTGCAAGACTTCCGTATGGAATGAATTTTTCCCAGAAAAAAACAACTGGACGTTGTTCTAATGGCATGCTCATGATTGATTTCATAGGTTTGATACTTCATTCGTGTTTTTCAGATTTATCTTAGTCTAGAAAATAAATCAGACAACCTGCTCTAACAAATATATATACGTTAATCAGCCACATATATGCCTTTTGTCGGATGTAGAATTAGTAGAATAGAGATGGTTCCAAATTCCAACTTCCAACTTCCAGGGGATAGTATATTTTAAATTCGTAATGTCTTTTTCCTTTTAAATAGGTGTGAAGAGTACTGATGATTGTGCTATATATatatgctttcttttctttttcaacacaGCGCTGGAGTCTGGTCTTCCTCTCCTGAATCCAATCAAGGATCAAACTGCAAATTTTAGACATGGTGCAGATTTTGCAGTAGCAGGAGCTACTGCTTTACCAGTTGAAATTCTGGAAAATGAGAAGATGGTTAATCTATCAACCAATAGTTCATTAAGCGTACAACTTGATTGGATGTCTTCTCATTTCCAAACGAACGGCTATACTGGTACTTAATTTGCCAATTACTTCCTAGTTCCTAGGAAATGTGTAACTATTAATAATCTAATATTCTAACGGAAGTTGAATTGATGAATATTTTTTGTCGTTCTTGCTTGCTAGATCGCCCAGacaaattggagaaggctctttTCCTAGTTGGAGGTATAGGAGGAAATGAATTCATCTTTAGCTTATTGGAAGGTAAAACGATGGAAGAGACGCAAAGAATGGTGCCAGAAGTTGTTGAGGCCATCATTCATGGTGTTAGAGTGAGTTTTTTATTTTCTACGGGTATTTAATGTTTAATTACTTATATACCTATCATCTCTCCCATATTTTGTTGATGTGAGATTTGTATCACTTTATATACATATTACCTAATTATATGTTTACCTCTTTCAGAGGGTCATTAGTTTAGGGGCTACTCAAATTGTAGTTCCTGGCAATTTCCCAGGTGGTTGTTTTCCAATTGCCCTAACCATATTCATGACGGACAACTCAAGTGCTTACGATGAGCACCATTGCCTGAAAGATTTCAATAATTTAATAATCTTCTTCAATGATCATTTGCGACAAGCCATTCTAGACCTAAAGAAAGAGTACCCAAACATTACACTCATTTATGGTGACTACTACAATGCCTATCTCTGGCTTTTACAAAATGCTGCCAGTCTTGGTAAGTGATGCTCAAAATACATACTCCTCATTCTTATGTGTTTATATAAGAAAGTAAATGCATTTACAAACTTTCTTTTCAGGATTTGAGAAAAACTCTCTACAGAAAGCTTGTTGTGGAACAGGAGGAGACTATAATTTTGATATACATATTAAGTGTGGTGATCCAGGAGTCTCAGTGTGTGTTGACCCGAGTACTTACATCAGCTGGGATGGAGCTCATTTGACACAAGAAGCATACAGTTGGTTGGCAAGATGGCTAATTGATAATAATATCTTACCCCAATTGAACTGGGCGCCAAGCTTAAGTGTATGAATCAGAACTAAAGCATATTTAAAATAAGTGCTCCTTCTTTCTACGCAGCGCAGTGCCGATTCAAGACATTATTGAGATGATTGATTGATATGATGACATTATTGAAGCCCTATTGAAATGGCAAGTGCATTAAGTCAACATTGCTTTCCTGAATGCTATTCTTTTTTATTCTCTACTCACAATATGAGCAAATCAAATAGCAAatgctttctcttttttttatgttttggcTATTTTTGTGTTTCATAATATTAAGGGGTTCGTATCCAAAGTTCAGACGTGACTAGAAATCAAAGTTTAgagttgttttatttcttttttgctTCATATAACCTTTTTCCCTTAATCTATTTTACCTTACAATTTAATTACAAACTCAACCAGGAGCGATTATATATTTTGGGGTTAATTTCTTGAATGatcatttaatttttattttattgcaCTAATTAGTACAAATATCTAACAAAATTATTTGTGATTAGTATAGAGTATTCTCGAGTTTCCACATGGTGGCGTGCAAAGTTGTGCCATGTGAAGTCAACCGTATAAACAAAGTTAAAATGCCATATATAGTTTCTCTATTAAACCCGAGAATAGATGAGGAATATTGTATTTGTGATGCTGATGatattttaaactttcaatttttaGATTATACAGATTATATATAGTAAATATCAATAGGAAATCTTTTCATTGTTCcagaaaaaaaatcataaattatttaatGGAGTAAGAAAAAAGGGATGGCTTTCTTGAACGTGTACTATACGTAATACTCTTAAACTGTCATTTAGGTAAAtcgattattgttattattattattattattattattattattattattattgttattgttattattgttatctactgtattatttatttacttagtATTATTATTAAGGTATTTTCATCGTCAGCTTTCTGCAGGGAAAAGTTATACTAATAAACCTGTTAATCGAAATTGCATGTGTAGTAATACTAGATTAGGAGACCTACATTTTCTCTTTTGCGGAAGGGGATTTGTAACAACCACAATTTGTCTCGCCGGTTGTCGAAAATGAATTCCCTTTCTCCATAACCTACTATTCATCTCTAAGATACAGAGAATCAACCCCTAGCTGCCGCTCTTATGAATAAGTGAGTCTCCCAACACCATAGTAgtattttacctcctatagcaagtTGTTATACCctattataaaccaaaattattttaaaatattgtaaCGATTCGGACGGTTATTTCATGAGTTATACCGTTTCCTccatttctgcttttttatgtgttgttcaactatatttcttcatatcgtgttggttggttcgCGTCCGAAGTGATTTTGGAGTGgaatgaaacacttagtctcttatttagaagcttaagttggaaaagtcaaccggatgttgacttatgtgtagaagtCTAGGATGTGAATTCCGACGgttcggttagctccgttaggtgattttggacttaggagcgtgtttggaatGTAGTTTGGAGGTCCGagatagatttaggcttgaattggcaaaattaaaaatttggcgtTTTTCGATCGGTAGTGAAattcttgatatcggggtcggaatggaattctgaaaattggagtgagtccatagtgtcatttgtgacatatatgcaaaatttcagatcaatcggagttgatttgataggtttcggcatcgtttgcggaatttggaagttcttaggcttgaattcgagggtgatttggtgttttgatgtttttttgagtgtttcgaaggtttgaataagtttgaattctgatatgtgacttgttggtattttcggttgaggtcccgagggtctcgtgatgaatttggatggttaacggaagaGTTGGAAATTTAGTTGGTACAGCTGAAGTTGTTGCTTCTgttatttctgcacctgcggattggagACCGTAGGTGCGAGGTTGCAAATGCGATGTGGAAGCCATAGATGCGGACTTGAGGGCCAAGAGGAGAAACCACAGATGCGGTGTGCTGGATGTATCTGCGGGACCGCAGGTGAGGTGCCTGGGGCGTAAATGCAGTCTTGGGCGTTTAAGtggaaaccgcaggtgcggttgatTGGACCACAGATGCAGAAAATATTGGGCAGAATTTATAAAAGGGTttcttcgcgaatttttgcctatttcctccattttttaaGACGGGTGTTGAGCTTTGGGCAGTGATTTTCAAGAGGAGGgttatcagttgggtaagttacTTGGGCCTTATTACTTGTGTTTATGATGATTTTCCTACTGTTTAATCATGAAGTTAGTAGGAATTTGGGGTGAAGTCGAAGgggttagggtttgagttttggagtgttTGATTTGGGgctttgagggaccatttgaggtcggattttgatgaatttgatatgtatagactcgtgagtgaaaggagtttctagttttgtaaattttgtcggattccgagacgtgggcccgggggccgggtttgggtGAATTTCGAGATTTTGGTATAAGTTGATAGTTTTTCATTTGGAATTGATCCCTTGGCTTATATTGATCATACTGTATTGCTTTTTGattagattcgaggtgtttggaggccgattccagaGGCAAGGCATTGCGGAATAGGAATTTGaccgattcgaggtaagtaatgattgtaaatcttatcctgagggtatgaaaccccggatttcacatcgtatcactattttgaggtgacgcacatgctagatgacgagcatgtgggcgtgcactgttggggattgtgacttggtccatcccatagcaactataagttgcgtatttgactggATACTATATGATACATATAcgtttagaaagaatttctataatttaggctgaatgccatatttgggccttgtgtcaagctgtttggacccttaggggccttttctttttatttcctcactgttttggaCTTAAGATCTGTACCCAGTCAGGTTATATTTTACTGATTTTATAACTCAATATTTATTACCccgttttgatgcataaaatgatattttgggctgagcactctATTTTACTGATAGCTTGAGTGGCTTGAGAAGTTTctgaccgagtgaggccgagggcctgtattgtgaggatattatgggatcgggctgcgcgccgcaacatgtttttactgatttatgattatgagaggccgagggcctgattgatttatgccacgaggtggcttgttatagcgcttgggctgtaggagcccctccaaagtctgtacacccccagtgagcgcgtgtaccctgagtgagtgatatgatgtttaGCCCGTGGGGCTGTTGttgattcatgttgtgcccgaggggcggtatatgagtgattgtgaggtttgcagaggggctgattctgagtgatattatgcccgaggggcggtttatggttcatgttttgcccgaggggctgtttacgattttcatcacttttactctAGATTTCATTGAACATCTattgaaactattgaaaaatattttcaaatgatttttaccgaaattaaaatttttaaacgagatgatttgacttatgTACTGATTTGAAAGCACGCTGTACTTACTGAGATTTTATGACGTGAATTTATGTGTTttttactgctcagtctttatttacctttattacttactgagttggcgtactcacattattccctgcaccttgtgtgcaaatccaggggTTGCTGGACGTGATACCAAGCGCTGATCTTTCATCCATCGCGGATATTTCGGAGTCggcaaggtagttgcatggcgatcgcaaccttgctcttctccctcctatttCCCTTTAAACTATATTAGTGTTTCTAGACTGTAATAGTCTTAGTTGTTATCGGATAAtccttagtaaatgctcgtgATTTGTGACACTCCGATGTTGGGCTTTTGTTTTCTTCCGCACTTTGTTATTTAGACTTATgaagttttattaattaatagcttaaaaacatatttattataaaatgtCGAATTATCTTGGAaatgtgtcggctgacctagttccatgataggcgccatcacgatcaggttagttttggggtcgtgacaaatattaTTATccatagctaccttttatattttatagcaaaataggtatttattgTATACACTACCATATAGGAGTGAAATATGCTATTCatatattttctctctctttctttcagttacACGTTCTCTCTCAAATCACAACAAGATTTTTCTTCTATCTCTCTCATTATCTCTCTCTCACAATAAAATTGTAGGAACAAATTTCTCTTAATTGATCCTCAACGTTTTTGCTCCAAAAGTTTGTGATAATTGGtaaagcttttggctagttcatGCCAAATTACTCCGCCATTCTCCTTTTTctcttcacttttttttttaattttcaccaTTGTTAGGTTTTAAGGAAGAAGCTTTAAATTTCGCCTTCAGTGGCTCATTCAGAAACTCCGAAGAGGGTTATACGAGGTATAGCCACTAATGCACTCAATTTTGATCGTCTCAGAATCGTCAACATCATCATCTACTATTGGCTCATCCTCTTAGGCAAACAGATCTGGTCATGGCTACGCCGGAGAATATTTGAGGACCGAGTTTTTGTTTGTctccatttttaattttaatacaaTGTATATAATATTTTGCTTGGCCGAAAAAGCCATCTCCGGtgaactttcttcttttctttactattttagtCACATGcaattatataattacattgtattctgtacaaatacactcaaatatattttatttttatataaatatattattttttgcctGTATTTATGTATTCTGAAGGTTTGTATTTTTTAAATACATCCAAATATCactgtattttgtgatttttgttgttgtttgaatacGGTGAATTGAACACAATGTATAATAGTGAATAATGATATTtgtgaattgcatacaatgtatACAGTTGAATTGAATAGAACGGTATACACCTTATTTCTTGATTAcctcactgtatttataaatatagtCATgcgaatacatggaatacaacacaGTAGCAGCAAAAGTTAggtagaattgattttgttgagttaaattaggagtgatatgtcacacctccctttttaaCTACACCCTCGGGAAGAggtgtataagagagtttttccaattaaaggacaatcgaaacgggatttattttttaaaattcagagtcgccacttgggagatttatggtgtcccaagtcaccggttgaatcccgaataaaggaaaagcttgactctatttaacagtccgcgaaccagaaatccgagtaaggaattctattaacccgggagaaggtgttaggcattcccgagttccgtggttctagcacggtcgcttaactgttatattcagcttaattatctgattttaaacaattatgtacctatgtgcaaattttaaccttttaaccgcttttaatcgattttaaagaagattgaacgtcgtttaaaatatGCCTTTGAATcgcgctacatgaaatgcacccgcaatccgaaatacattttattcaacgttttaggatttggatttgggtcgcatgaaatacacacccgagtttaggaagataatattattaaaatatgcgCCTGAAGCAACTACGCGTTTCAGCTTTGCGAGagccatggaaatttgctaaatggagcgtctcgaattctaagtattttaaggAAAACTAAATGGATGCCAAGCATTTAGGATTTCGTTTGGCTTGACATGCCTCAATTTATCGAACTATTAACGTCTGTTAGGGTTTAATTCCTATCCTAACTAAGGGTTTAAATAGCACTAGCCATAACTAAAGTTCTAATTAATTAACTGAAGGACTATCAATTATATAGGCCAATGATACAATTAATTTTAGAAAAGGTTACAGCTGAAAGTCGAATTGGGCTAGACGTGGGGCCCAGCCTGCCGTGGCAAAGAGAAAACCTGATCCGCATTATTCATACGGATTCGCAGCCCAATACCAGGGAATGACCCAAGACGTTGAAAGCATAATCTGAAGCGACTTGAATTTGAATCACAATTCATACATACCATACATGAAATCAAAATATCGACACTAGCCCTTGAGGGAGTGAATGTAAACAGACCGCTGAACTCcagttttgaatttttaaatcTGTGCGATTCACAGTTGTTTTTAACACTCAAGAACCCAGGCGGAAATCAAACTAGCACGTTATTGCAATTGTTAACTCAAAGCCGAATCACTATGCACAAACTAACTTGAATCATGTGATGCATAGTACCAATTTCTAACCAAACTAAAAAAATTGATGCATGTTCAGGATTTAAATAAAAGATCCATGCTCAAATTTAAATTTATGCTGAGCATATACTGGTGCACTATTGGATAAGGATTCAATTCTAGAGACCTATACAACTGGCAACAATGCCAGGCACTCAACATGATCTCTTATGCACGTTTAACCTCATAATGAATTATCCAACCCATATCACTACAACAACCCAGATTCAAAGCAAACAAAACGAAATACAAATGAACTAAACTAAGCTGGCCATTTTGAAAGTGCAGAATAGTTAAATAGACTACTGCATTAATACAAATCTCTTATCCACAAGAATCAGCCTTCATATTTATCCATTTTCATACATTTGAAAGTGGGGATGAGTACCTGAAATTGAAGGAAACAAGTAAACAATGAAGGATCAGCAATTGATATTTCAGCAGCAATTAACAACAGCAATAGAATAGCCCAGATTCAGTGATGAAGACGCAAAATCAGTTCTAAATCCAATGGCACAGTAAATTCCCAATTTGAACCCAAAAATGCAGTCCTACCAAGTTGAAACCAGTCTCCAACGCCTACTCAACTAGATAAACACCAAGATCTACCCTCACTAACTAAACTTCAAGCCATTCAAAGCCCGGACCAAGGATGAAACAAATATTtatttcagaaatgaaaaatcaAAGTATAGAGCTCGATTTCAATGGAACAGTAGCAATCTTTTTTGTTTTCTGGATTTCAGCTCCCAAAAATCTCTCTTGGGTCTCTTCCGTCTGCCTTTCAATGCAAGAGAtgttgcctttataggcaagaaagTAGGGCAACCCAACTAATCAACAGATTTGCACTTCGaccctttttgaattttcattttagcttaaacaCCCCTAGTTTAAATTCTGTTTTTGTAAAGCAGtcccctccccagcttcctagaagcttcccaaaCAGTTACAAATAGATTCCCTCACTAAGACTACCCAAACTAACCCCATACCCCGGTTATTTCCCCTTTTAACCAAATGGGTATGGGTCAATGCTGAACTAAGGTGAACCAGACATGGGCCTTTGAAAATCCCGGGCTAGTCCCTTTCTTCTGGACCTAGGTCCAAGTGAGAAGTTCAGAAGAgactagagagcagaaatatgaAAGGCAATTAAGATTTCATTCAGCCTTTCGAACCAAATGCTCTTAATCGGCCCAAGACTAACGAGTACAATCAAACAAACGAATTCAA of the Nicotiana tabacum cultivar K326 chromosome 7, ASM71507v2, whole genome shotgun sequence genome contains:
- the LOC107828363 gene encoding acetylajmalan esterase 2-like gives rise to the protein MSQCFQVERPKSFEARRNTLLVPCSVHPFNTVKQGKGEIADDICLIIGEQLLDKTNDCSEDLKKALFLVGQIGGNEFNYGLLQESHVTQAKRFEGNKEKGLCLRDQKTEKQAHGTTRGSRNFTKNYRILHKSLNLEIRNRICRRAGYELGLPSLPVLLFGDSLADTGNCIRESICGARTACARLPYGMNFSQKKTTGRCSNGMLMIDFIALESGLPLLNPIKDQTANFRHGADFAVAGATALPVEILENEKMVNLSTNSSLSVQLDWMSSHFQTNGYTDRPDKLEKALFLVGGIGGNEFIFSLLEGKTMEETQRMVPEVVEAIIHGVRRVISLGATQIVVPGNFPGGCFPIALTIFMTDNSSAYDEHHCLKDFNNLIIFFNDHLRQAILDLKKEYPNITLIYGDYYNAYLWLLQNAASLGFEKNSLQKACCGTGGDYNFDIHIKCGDPGVSVCVDPSTYISWDGAHLTQEAYSWLARWLIDNNILPQLNWAPSLSV